CCGCTGTAGTCTTCCCTCCTCTGTAATCCTGCACCTGTAACAAGTGAAAGGCCAGGAGGATCCATCATCACATGATTCTTTGAGCTCCACAACAGGAAAGCGTTGATTGGTGAGGTCTGCAACTTGGTTTCTTGCTCCATGTTCTTGATTGATCCATGTGATGTAAGGATCTTAAGTGAGGTCTTTGCCATGCGTTCATAGGCTGATCGATCTCTTGTATCAAGAGAACCTCCTTTCTTTTCGTTGAGAAGGAAGAGCAGAGGAAGCCAGAAAGCATGAATCTTCTTCACATGACCTAGTTTTGAGATTTTGCCGTGATGCATCATTGCACCATCTGCTGCTATTATGTGTAGCTGTAACTTTCCATGTCAGTGGTGACCTCAACTTAATTGCACATCAAGCTTTCCACAGCTGTTGCTTGGTGACTCCCTTATTTTGTTTCAAGTCCTCGAAAGGCAACTAGTTTAAGATGTAGTTCTCCAATGTCCCATCACCTCACGAGCTAATCTGCAGTGTTTTCTTCTCCAGCTGCTCACCATCAATcaatctctcactctctctctagaAAAAAATCGATCCTATCTTTTTCCATGATTGGTGATCCATAGATCCTGAAACAAAGACAAGAGAAAAGGTTCAACTCACAAGTGTTAATGTAGCTTCAGCTAGTTGATCTTGCTAACTCACCTTAGTCCTGTCTGTACAATTGCTTATTGACTTCCTTGATACAAATCTTCAGAAGCGATCAGGATACCAGATCATTCAACTGTATAGTTTTGATGCCCTTTGTCATGATTCCATTGTTCTATTTACACAATCTGTTTCAGTCTTCTGAAATTTTCACATTCCAAATGGTATTTAGATGTTTGATTTCATCCAGCAACTGCAGTTGCATAATAGTTGGGTGCAAGCGAATTTTGAACTCTCTTTTAATCATACACCACCTGTTAATGAAATAATGGATTAGCTATTCAACTTGATCTATCAGAAAAGTGAGTTGGAACATGATTGTCAGATATCTAATTTTAGAATAAAAAGATTGTGATATAGCAGACGGCAAAAGGCACACACACAGCTAAAGACACTCATGAACCACAGAACTCAAGAAATCTAACTTAATTCAGATGGATGCTTGTATCATATGAAACATCTATACGTATCTATGATGGAAATAAAAAAagctatcaaaatcatttttgtaTGTGAATTGATTTAGTGATTTTAGTTTCACTAGCATGGGGGGTACAATGTGCCACCAGTGCATGCCGTTGGTATTCACAGGTCCATCCCATTAGGTACGAATCCTGTGCCTAGCGTACCACATACATACCATTGGAATGGCATGAATAATGTTTCTAGTACCGTACATGTCGATCACTATGGTTCATCATGGTCGCTTTGGTCAGAACGTGCCACTTATGCTTAAATAGTATTATGCTGCACAATATTCCCAGATCTGAACATACATCCGGGAATATATGTTCTGACTTCTACTTTGTATGAGGAATAAGTGTCGGATAAGTCTTTCTATCTTTTACTTCTCAATCTTTCCTCAACATAAATAAATGCCTAGAAATTGGTCATTATGCAACTAAATTATGTTTGAGAGCTGTCGCTACTTATTTTATGCAATTTCTTTTGCAAATGAGTGCAAATTCTTAATACTTTATGCTAATTCATTTACTTGGAAATTTGTTCTTGAAGCCTCCTACAGTTGGTCAATTGTGTGAGGATGAATATAGTAAAATCAAAAGGGAATGGCATTGAGAAATCCTTGTCCATCGAAGAGCAGAAAGCTAAGGTAAGTGTGCTTTCGAATGCTTTTGTTTTTCAATCTGTTGTTTACTTTATTGTGACTAAAAATATCTCAAATGCTTATACTATGTAGTCTATAGCACCTATGACTACCGTGATCTTTTTCAACATCCAGTATTCCTTCTGATGAGAAAATTGGTCATGTGTCCTGCCATTTAGATAAATGAAGTTCGTGAAATCTTGGGGCCAATGGTCAATATGCTTCCAAACTTCTGTTCAGATGCTTCGGTATCGAGGTATCTACGTGCAAGAAACTGGAATGTGGAAAGGGCAAGTAAGATGCTGAAGGAATCTCTGAAGTGGAGATTGGAATATAAGCCAGAAACCATTCGCTGGGTATGCGTATATTTCTTTTTGTAAAGATGTGCCAGTCTAGTTAAAGTGCTCATCTGGTCTACAAAGTTACTTCAAGAACCTGATAAATCATGAAAACTAACTTCAATCCTCCACAGAGCAGAAATAACCTACTTAAGATTACCATGAGGAATATATTGACTAAAGTACTATAATTATCAGATATATTTCTGGAAAGAAACTAAGTAATTTAATGAGAATACTGTAACAAAATATACCTCAATGTTCATTGAATCTTATAATGGAAGCTTGAGTGAAATGCAAATTGTGTTAAGGAACTTTGACATGTGACTTGAAATGATAAATAAACTAAACAAATTTAAGATTACTAACCCATGTTCATACTTTTTCACATGATACCAATGAAACTCCCTTTCCATCTTCTAGGAGGATGTTGCTCATGAAGCTGAGACTGGAAAAATCTACAGGGCTGACTACCTTGACAAGAATGGAAGAGCTGTTCTTGTTATGAGGCCTGGATTTCAGGTTCGAGTAGCCAAAGTAACATATTTTTGAGTATTCAATTTTAGATTTCATTGTTTAGATCTTGATGCGATATGAAAACTTGAGCAGAATACTAGCTCAAGTAAAGGACAAATCAGATACCTGGTCTACTGTATGGAGAATGCCATTTTCAATTTAGCAGCAAATCAGGAGCAAATGGTGTGGCTCATAGATTTTCAAGGCTGGACTATGGCAAGTGTATCAGTAAAAGTGACTCGTGAAACAGCGCATATTTTGCAGGACTACTATCCTGAAAGGCTGGGACTGGGAATCCTGTATAATCCTCCAAGGATTTTTGAATCATTTTGGAAGGTATGGCCTTAATTTCACATGCTATATCATCCACAAAACCTACTTTTCTTGGAGTAAActaacaaaaacaaaatcatagATTATCCAAAAGTGATGCtagaacaaaaaaaatcatatacctCTGATTTTTTGTCTCTAAATaacatataaatatatgtgtgTATACAATACATATATGTCTATTTAAAGCATTTGGATGAAATTTAACAGCTTTACATCTTTTAGATTTCCTTATGTGTAAAAGTTTATTTCTACCTCTTCTCCTATTTTGCAGGTGGTGAAGCCCTTTCTTGAGCATAAGACATACAAAAAGGTGAAATTTGTTTACTCTGATAACACCGAGAGCCAGAAAATAATGACTGACCTCTTCGAAATGGACAAACTGGAATCTGCATTCGGGGGCCATAATCCAGCCGGGTTTGATCTCAACAAGTATGCTGAAAAGATGAAAGACGATGATCAGAAGATGTCTGCTTTCATGGAATCAGCTTCTTCTGTCTTCTTCCAAGAACAATCCCATGTTTCTGTTCTCCAACCAGAGTTCTCAGTAACCGAACAACAGTTAGAATCCTCATCTGATTCATCTCCCTCAAGTGACGCCGAATCTCCCAGAAGAGTAGATACCAAGATTTCTTCAGCGAACGAGATGAAAGAACAACTGAACTGCAAGGACACCACAATTGCTGAATCAGGGGTTTCACATCCGCTGATCCATATGAATGACTTTGCATAAATGATATAATGTCTCTTCTTTGTTTAGTGCAGCTGTGTGCATAAAATCAGAATAAAGTATATCCTCTGGCAACAGAATTCTATTTTCACAAAATTTCCCAATATAAGAGATTAGGCCAAGCAATACGAACGGCAGCTTTTGGTTGGTGTGCTGGCAAGTAAAAGGTAAAATTATAGGTTGGCATTAGACCCTATTTTCCCTTTGTATTGTGAATTTTTGAAAAGTTGGCAGATAAAAACCATATCACCAGTAAACAACATTGCAATTGAGATTGATGAATATGCATGGATCTCAATTTACTCATGTGACTGGACAGTTTTTTCTTATGAAGTTCCATGTTTTGTAGAACAGAGATTTGAACATGGTATTATTGTCTTATGCACATATTCTGCATTTGCTAATCTATGTTCATCTGAAACCACCTCACTGTGAGACTTGGCCTCTGTGAGACCAAATTTAGACACTCCAAACAAGAACAAGTTGACTTGACAGTCCCTGATTTCTGTGAAGCATTTTTGCATAGTTTGGACAGTTCAGAAAAGTCCAAGTTGACTCAATTCAACTCCTAACCATTTTTCTGTTCCTTTCAAACGCATCCAATGTAATCATCCCAATGAATCAAGTCAGTCAATCAAACGAATTATATCCAGAAACATAGTTCCAAACTAGTTTTTACTAGAAATTCAGCCTCTAAACCCATCGAATATTAAGTCCAAGAAAATTTCCATTAAGACCAGCAATAGACTTAGTTCAACCAAAAGCCTAACCTGAACTTGTAACAACCTAATTCAATCTGGGTCAGAAGTTTAATCAATGATAGTAAGAATGATTATAGGCCACTGAAGACATACTCAATGCCAATAATCTCTGCAAAATATGCATAGTGGCTAATGAAGGTATGGGTGTGTATTTGGCACGACAAACCAAGAACACGCCGGATGATATATCACCACAACTTTAGCTTGACAAGTAAACAAAAACGATGCTTTCGAGAGCTTTATTGCACATATGCCTGTTATGAAATGCACCTCACAAATGCATATTTTCTGTCAGTTGTATGAAGCTCTCACAGTACATTGACTAATTTGCTCAAAAGATGATGAAATGATGTCGCACTACATTCTAAGACTTTCCAATTCATGATACAACGAAACAAAGCTCAAGAAATACACAGTACAAATGAGTTTCCTTCTTGATAATACGAGGTAATTGATCGTTTCAAAACTTATGTGCCTCTATTTGCCAAGAATCAGAGCTAAATCTCATCTAAGTTCAAAAAATTGATAACACCACCAGAATGCATCTTCTGGAGTGGCTCTAAACAAATTTTTTTCTCATTGCAACGACATGCAATATAACAATTTTGCTCAGTCAAATTTCTTGATATATTGAAAAATCATAATCAATTCAAAACTTCTTACACCATGAATGGATGACAATGTAAAGAATTCtgattatcaaaatttgaaaaggaaaagagagagcCGATCAATGAATATGATCCTTCGTAAATATTATATATTGTACCAATGTTGGAGAAGTCCTAGACGGGATAGTTGCACAAAGAAATTTACAACTATTCACCATTAGTGTACCAATGTTGAAACTCCAAATGCCATTAACATCCTctaaaaatattacatatattccAAAAAATTAGTAGTATTTCTATTTGTCCCTTTAAATTTAAGTTCTCAATTACAGAGAATGTTTGTCCATTATTTTATCCTTGTCGTATATTAAAGCATGTgttatgtatttttaaaattttaatatttttaaaattgacCCGTAGCCATGGTTAATAGTGTGCCATTGAATAGCATGTGCTTTCAATCCACAAAGATTACTCACTCACCATGACTTGATTGGAAGCATGCTAACAGGAGTGGCACACATAAAGAATCTATATATTtaaagatatttatatataaggTCTAAATATTTAGATGGATATATATGCAAGTTTAAATTTTGATGgaacaaatatattatttttaaactttGAAAGGGTAGATCTGTCAAAGCCCTAAGAAAGAAAGTGTAATATTATAACCCTAGTTTCACCCATATCCTATATGCATGATTAAAGTAGGATACATTATTTCAAATTTTCATTACTACTATTGATATGAATGCAACCCAAAGTAgacaatcttaaaattaaaacatgctaCCTTATTAAACAAAAGGATAAGGTTTCTCGTGTACATAGTATTTTTGACACTGgtacataattataatatctaaccAAAAGAAAACTCAAATATAACATGTCCAAAATTTATACACATAAAATGTCCATAGGCCATCGTTCATATCTACAGTAGCATGGGTTTGCATGTACTCACTTCCCTATCTAATCACTTGGGTGGGGTACTAATATCCTTATATGCAAAATAGGATCTACAGTGAGTAATCACTCAGTAAGTATAAATCTTTATAGTTTTATTCATATGAGCATACATCATTCCatgtatattatattttaaaatcatcatcataaGACAATTAAAAATAAACACCTCATCCTGTGACTTCTTTAGCAAGCATAACCCTACAGCATAGTATATGTACAATCAGGATATAAAATTCTACATTGGAATAATTCAAAATGCTTATATGCACATGTAGGAAACATAGCAAATTCATGGACTTCTATATCTCATATCATAACATAAGCATACACCTCCACACCACACGTCATTGTAATATATACGTACACTTCCACACCACACGTCATAATTACTCCCACActacacgtcataatatatacttGCACTCCTATACTACATGTtataatatatacgtgcactTCTACATTGCATGTCATAATACATATGTATACTCCCACACTACACGTCATAATGCATACGTGAACTCCTATACCGCACATCATAGTATACGTACATTGCACGTCGAAACATATCTTTGTACTCCCACACCGCACGTGATCATATATgcttgcatataagacatttttatcataattcacatatttttatacttacaagatacatacatttatatttaGATCAAGATGATCATATCATTCCAAATATACTTTTCAAAATGTATTATGCATATGATAATATATACGATCACTATTTTATCATGAATTAACCTTATACTTACCTGATTTAACTCAAAAAATGAATATGCTAGTGAAAGGTTACATTCCTTAATGATCGAGTGTGCTAGGGAATGGTAAACCTTCTTCTTCCTTAGGGCTAAGGTTTCTTGGTCTCCATGAGAAAAACTAAGAGAATAGCTTGAGGTCTATGGTTCAATCCCATTAAACCTCCTcttaagttttcttttcttttatcttttcttatatttttcttcctttcttttcctttctttcattcctttttttctttctttcttctcataGATCTATCtctttcctcctctcttcttcttcctcccttctccttcttcctcttttcttttccttttccttctttattctctttttttctctAATCTCACAATCGAATGCTTCTATCTTCTcttcctttcctctctctcttttctcccttctccttctcttttcttctactctactcttcccttctcttccttttcctctctcttactcccttctctttttctctttccttcttatctattcttcccttctctcccaTAGACGCAGTCTCTGTTCTTCCCTTCTCTCCCATAGGTGCAGTCTCTGTTTTCCTCGTGAGGAAGGCAAAGGTTATTAAGAGATGCTTCCCTTCTCTCCCATAGATGCAGTCTCTGTTTTCCTCGTGAGGAAGGCAAAGGTTATTAAGAGATGCTTCCCTTCTCTCCCATAGATGCAGTCTCTGTTTTCCTCGTGAGGAAGGCAAAGGCTCTTAAGAGATGCATGGGAGGAGATGGGAAGAAACCCCTCtcccctccctttttttttttttttttttctttttgtacctTTTGTAATTTAATCCTTATAATATCTATATTTATAAATAGGTCCTCAGAACGATAAAAATATTACATTCTTCCCTCTAAATAAAAAGTTTAGTTCTACAAACTTCACATATCTAATCCTGAAATTAATCAAGATTAATATATATTCATGTCATCAATCTTATCATAATATCGCTTATGacttaatatcttaaaacttatATAAAAACTCAAGACATTATCCATAAGACTGATTctcaaatataaatatttctgCTCTAtactaaataattaagataacttAAATTATCAAAAGCCATCAAAAATATCTTTGAAACTAATACTTTCCATTGGACCTTGAAGCATTGCTTGATACAACAAATTATAACCAACTTCAAATCTCATGATAGCTTTGCttaagaaaaattttaaaataataatatctaaTCTGAAATTTTTATTCATGTCTCTATATATCCATATAAGTCAATTTGCGCCAATTTGAGCCTAATTTAGTTTGACAACAATACCATGTTTTAATCTAAATTCATCTTTCAATCTCACTTATGTATCTCAGTATTTTTAGTATCACACTTTTCTTTAATTTATATCTCCattgaattttttattattttatccatGCTTGAATAGCTTATTATTTTCTACATACATAAAGTCTAAAACTTAAACTTCCTTACCTTAATCATGTTCAAACTCATTCAAGTCTTAAGATTCACTTAAGGCTGATTAAAATTCATCTACAACTTCTAGTCACTATATGCATacttattatcataacttaaccTTATATTCAAGTTTGCTAGTACACATTGGGTTGTTGCACTATATTTAACGTAAACACTAATATTAATGTATGCTTAGCCAATATTTCGTAGAAtactaagaatgatatttttggaAAACATGTACTTCAATCTTTAAAGTAGAAAACATGAGcatgtcatttatcatatttatgaagtataGACATGAAGTGAGAGTAACATATACATATCATTTATGCTTCTATTGACATGCTAGTTGTAATTCAATAAATGTGAGACTTGGgtactaaaagaaaaataaagaaacaaaagattgGTAGATCATATAAAGCAACAATACATACCTTCATATCAGTTTCCTAATTTTTGTGCTGGGGCCTTCGCAAATCCTAGCTTAGACTGAAGAGTTCTCACCAATTTCTATACGGGGGATATGCTGTATCTTGTGCCAATCACCTCCACCTACTAGACATCTTTGTTCTAGAGTTGGGCATCCACCAATGGCCAAGTACTGCAGTGAGGCAGACATTCCTTCCTCTGGCAAAGATGTGAGGTTGCCACAAGACTGTAGTCGAAGATCTTTGAGCGAGGCTGGCAGTCCCTCTCCAGCCAAGGAAGAAAATGCATGACATTGAGATATTTCCAAAGTTTCAAGAGAAACAAGATGCTGAGAAGAAAGTGAAACAAAATTGTCACAGTGGTCAATCTTCAGTTTCCTAAGGGACCTCAGGTCTTGAAGGTGCTCTCTTGTTATAGATCCAAGTCGTGGAAATTGGGAAATGGTCAGAGAAGAAAGAGAGGTGAACTGATGAATCGATTCAATTATTTCAAGTCCACATTTTGTGAGCACCAATTGTTGAAGAGACGAAAGCATAGGTAGAGTAGATAATGCTGGACATTCTCTAATCTCAATGTCTTCAAGCGAGTTTGGAAGTTGTGGAAGTTGTAGTAAGTTGGAGCAGTCTGATATGACCAGCTTTCTGAGGCAAGGCATTTCATCTtgtactaattcaaaccccctctCAAGATTCTTCAAATTTGATATGGTGATCATCTCCAATGATGGAAATCCTGCAAAATTACCATCACCAGAAAGTGAACCGAGGTCTGTGACTGTGTGCAGTCCTTCCAAGAACAGACATTTGAGATTCCTCAACCTTCCTACAGGTGGGAGCCTCTCCGATCTTTCACAACCATAAAGTCTTAATGTTTCCAAATTCATGGACTGGTCTCCAAGCCAGCTCGGGAATTCAGCACCTTTGTAATTTTCTATCCATAGGTGTTTGAGGTTGCTATTTGGGCAGAGCTGTTCGATCACATCCCTTCCACCTCCACTTTGTGAAGCAGGGCTTCTGCAGTTGGTCCATCGCAGCATCATAGTTTCGAGATGTTGTTTGGTACCTAAACTGGCCTCCATGGCATCCCTCACATCAACAATTTCAAGCTTTGAGATGCAAATTTCTCCTCGAAGTTTCAAGCCCTTCAGTTCACTTATCCCGCCTCCGCTCTCCGAGGAAACTGAGAACCTTGAAAGAGTATGCAGAGAAGTCAATCTGCCAAGTCCTGGTGGCATAACAATATCACTCCATCTATGTCTACAGTTTTCCCAATCTAGACGCAGACCCAGATATCGTAGATTAATTAAGTTGCTCATGCCTCTGGGTAGCTCCACAAGCTTCTTACAGTCACCAAGTTCTAGCAgttgcagattgtagaggctgctcaATGATTCAGGCAACCTCTCAATTTGAGTACCTAAAAGGTTAAGGTACCTCAGGTGAATAAGATTTCCAATCGAATCTGGCAATTCTGTCAACTCATTTCTCCTCAAATCTAACACCCTTAGACATCTTAGGTTCATGTAAAGATCACGCGGCACCTCCTTTGTGGGAGTGCCGTTTTCACCGAGCAATATAAATGTTCTAAGTTTCTTATTCTGATATAACTTCTGAAATATTGGAAGCTCCATGGGGAAGTTACATGACAATGCATAGCGTGCATTCTCAGATTCACAGAATGATGCATCATTCTCGATTCTTAGACATTCATGTGCAGAAACAGATTGTGCTAGTTCATGAATTAGGCCAGGCATTTTGTACTTCTGTTTCTGGTGGTGACGACCATTACAACCCTGGAAAAATGACCATCGGAGGAGAGAATCAAAGTACTTATACCCAATATATTCTGCTGATCTGCAGTCCCTAGGTTTGGCTAAGCCCACTGCGACCCAGAACTCTACCAATTCCTCTTTGTCGAACTCATAACCATTAGGAAATATGGAACAGAATGCAAAGCACTGCTTCAGATGCAAGGGCAAATAGTCATAGCTTACCTTTAATGTCGACAAGATGCCATGCGCTTCGTCTTCTGGATCTGGTATGTCGCTGAGGATACTCCTCCACTCTTCTTCAGTTCTGGAGTACAAGAGGCCACCGATCGAGATAATTGCCAAGGGCAAACCATGGCACCTTCTCACAATTTCTCTACCAACGTCATGATCGGCAGGTGCTTGTCGGAATGCGTAGCTGCAGAACAGGAGCCAGCTATCGTTTTCACCCAGCTCATTCAACCATATTATGGACGAAGGGCGTGGGCGCATGTATGTCAGAACCTGCTCACTCCGGGCGGTGACCAGGACTCTGCTACCTTCGCCTCCGACCATCAGAGGAGCCTGCAACGTGTCCCAGAACGAAAGGTCGTTGTTGCACAAACCATCAAGCACGAGCAAGAACTTCTTTCCGAGGACCAGCTCCCGAAGCTTACGCTGCAGCAAATCCAAGCTCAAACCACAGCAACTCTTTTCGGTGATCGATTTAATGATCTCTTTTGTGATCCTACACACGTCGAAATCGCGCGAAACACCAACCCAGATCTTCAAAAAAGAAGATCTTTCGATTTCCTCGTCGTTGAAGACAAGC
This genomic stretch from Musa acuminata AAA Group cultivar baxijiao chromosome BXJ3-9, Cavendish_Baxijiao_AAA, whole genome shotgun sequence harbors:
- the LOC135649812 gene encoding uncharacterized protein LOC135649812, giving the protein MNIVKSKGNGIEKSLSIEEQKAKINEVREILGPMVNMLPNFCSDASVSRYLRARNWNVERASKMLKESLKWRLEYKPETIRWEDVAHEAETGKIYRADYLDKNGRAVLVMRPGFQNTSSSKGQIRYLVYCMENAIFNLAANQEQMVWLIDFQGWTMASVSVKVTRETAHILQDYYPERLGLGILYNPPRIFESFWKVVKPFLEHKTYKKVKFVYSDNTESQKIMTDLFEMDKLESAFGGHNPAGFDLNKYAEKMKDDDQKMSAFMESASSVFFQEQSHVSVLQPEFSVTEQQLESSSDSSPSSDAESPRRVDTKISSANEMKEQLNCKDTTIAESGVSHPLIHMNDFA
- the LOC135649811 gene encoding putative disease resistance protein RGA3 isoform X1, whose translation is MARWATVIQLFSLATYVGPVVEKITEKAVEGGVNGLQWVWANLEALFDVEAELDKLRRTAKRIRAILKDAEETRFIEDQTVREWLSDLKDFAFDVEDLVDEFQIGLDIAKLEKARLSPGSRKRRRPWDILPPCLTWVYRKWTISVKIKEIKEKYEEIKQRRNDFQLREGESRRRQQDRTQQTPQHTGSLRGDSLVLGLEEKKNDILMHLRQGGGVSGAPNSSQREGRSVLVVAIIGPGGIGKTTLARLVFNDEEIERSSFLKIWVGVSRDFDVCRITKEIIKSITEKSCCGLSLDLLQRKLRELVLGKKFLLVLDGLCNNDLSFWDTLQAPLMVGGEGSRVLVTARSEQVLTYMRPRPSSIIWLNELGENDSWLLFCSYAFRQAPADHDVGREIVRRCHGLPLAIISIGGLLYSRTEEEWRSILSDIPDPEDEAHGILSTLKVSYDYLPLHLKQCFAFCSIFPNGYEFDKEELVEFWVAVGLAKPRDCRSAEYIGYKYFDSLLRWSFFQGCNGRHHQKQKYKMPGLIHELAQSVSAHECLRIENDASFCESENARYALSCNFPMELPIFQKLYQNKKLRTFILLGENGTPTKEVPRDLYMNLRCLRVLDLRRNELTELPDSIGNLIHLRYLNLLGTQIERLPESLSSLYNLQLLELGDCKKLVELPRGMSNLINLRYLGLRLDWENCRHRWSDIVMPPGLGRLTSLHTLSRFSVSSESGGGISELKGLKLRGEICISKLEIVDVRDAMEASLGTKQHLETMMLRWTNCRSPASQSGGGRDVIEQLCPNSNLKHLWIENYKGAEFPSWLGDQSMNLETLRLYGCERSERLPPVGRLRNLKCLFLEGLHTVTDLGSLSGDGNFAGFPSLEMITISNLKNLERGFELVQDEMPCLRKLVISDCSNLLQLPQLPNSLEDIEIRECPALSTLPMLSSLQQLVLTKCGLEIIESIHQFTSLSSLTISQFPRLGSITREHLQDLRSLRKLKIDHCDNFVSLSSQHLVSLETLEISQCHAFSSLAGEGLPASLKDLRLQSCGNLTSLPEEGMSASLQYLAIGGCPTLEQRCLVGGGDWHKIQHIPRIEIGENSSV
- the LOC135649811 gene encoding putative disease resistance protein RGA3 isoform X2, whose product is MARWATVIQLFSLATYVGPVVEKITEKAVEGGVNGLQWVWANLEALFDVEAELDKLRRTAKRIRAILKDAEETRFIEDQTVREWLSDLKDFAFDVEDLVDEFQIGLDIAKLEKARLSPGSRKRRRPWDILPPCLTWVYRKWTISVKIKEIKEKYEEIKQRRNDFQLREGESRRRQQDRTQQTPQHTGSLRGDSLVLGLEEKKNDILMHLRQGGGVSGAPNSSQREGRSVLVVAIIGPGGIGKTTLARLVFNDEEIERSSFLKIWVGVSRDFDVCRITKEIIKSITEKSCCGLSLDLLQRKLRELVLGKKFLLVLDGLCNNDLSFWDTLQAPLMVGGEGSRVLVTARSEQVLTYMRPRPSSIIWLNELGENDSWLLFCSYAFRQAPADHDVGREIVRRCHGLPLAIISIGGLLYSRTEEEWRSILSDIPDPEDEAHGILSTLKGCNGRHHQKQKYKMPGLIHELAQSVSAHECLRIENDASFCESENARYALSCNFPMELPIFQKLYQNKKLRTFILLGENGTPTKEVPRDLYMNLRCLRVLDLRRNELTELPDSIGNLIHLRYLNLLGTQIERLPESLSSLYNLQLLELGDCKKLVELPRGMSNLINLRYLGLRLDWENCRHRWSDIVMPPGLGRLTSLHTLSRFSVSSESGGGISELKGLKLRGEICISKLEIVDVRDAMEASLGTKQHLETMMLRWTNCRSPASQSGGGRDVIEQLCPNSNLKHLWIENYKGAEFPSWLGDQSMNLETLRLYGCERSERLPPVGRLRNLKCLFLEGLHTVTDLGSLSGDGNFAGFPSLEMITISNLKNLERGFELVQDEMPCLRKLVISDCSNLLQLPQLPNSLEDIEIRECPALSTLPMLSSLQQLVLTKCGLEIIESIHQFTSLSSLTISQFPRLGSITREHLQDLRSLRKLKIDHCDNFVSLSSQHLVSLETLEISQCHAFSSLAGEGLPASLKDLRLQSCGNLTSLPEEGMSASLQYLAIGGCPTLEQRCLVGGGDWHKIQHIPRIEIGENSSV